From one Candidatus Auribacterota bacterium genomic stretch:
- a CDS encoding glycosyltransferase family 2 protein: MNEQTAGVYISILVPLYNEGPNVERFYDRLKPSLQKLGHSYEIILVDDGSMDNTFELLRAICERDNSVRAIQFRRNFGQTAALAAGIDHARGSIIITMDGDLQNDPRDIPMLISKIEEGYDIVSGWRADRKEPFLTRRLPSILANRLISLVSGCKLHDYGCTLKAYRHDLISKIGLYGELHRFIPALATGVGATITEVKVRHYPRTRGVSKYGLTRAFRVIIDLFTVKFFLSFATRPMQIFGLIGFASTFLGLVSLAYLTYAKFVLRHAIGGRPLLIVSMLLILGGFQFITMGLLGEMLTRTHHEIAKKPVYKIKEMVN; the protein is encoded by the coding sequence ATGAATGAACAAACTGCTGGTGTGTATATTTCTATTCTCGTCCCCCTTTACAACGAGGGCCCCAATGTCGAGAGATTCTACGACAGACTCAAGCCTTCGCTCCAGAAGCTGGGACATTCATACGAGATAATTCTCGTGGACGACGGCTCCATGGACAATACCTTTGAGCTCTTGAGAGCAATCTGCGAGAGAGACAATTCTGTCCGCGCGATACAGTTCCGACGCAACTTCGGCCAGACGGCCGCCCTCGCCGCCGGCATCGACCATGCCCGCGGCTCGATCATCATCACCATGGATGGGGATCTCCAGAACGATCCACGGGACATCCCGATGCTCATAAGCAAAATCGAAGAGGGGTACGATATCGTCAGCGGCTGGCGCGCGGACCGGAAGGAGCCGTTTTTGACCAGACGCCTTCCCTCCATTCTTGCGAACAGGCTGATCTCGCTGGTGTCTGGCTGCAAGCTCCATGACTACGGGTGCACGCTCAAGGCCTATCGGCACGATCTCATCTCAAAAATAGGCCTCTACGGTGAACTGCACCGCTTTATCCCCGCTCTCGCCACGGGCGTGGGTGCTACCATCACCGAAGTGAAGGTGAGGCATTACCCTCGCACGAGAGGGGTTTCGAAGTATGGTCTGACACGCGCGTTCCGCGTGATCATCGATCTCTTCACGGTGAAGTTCTTCCTCAGCTTCGCCACGAGGCCGATGCAGATCTTCGGCCTCATCGGTTTCGCCTCGACGTTTCTCGGGCTTGTGTCCCTCGCATACCTCACCTACGCGAAGTTCGTCCTCAGGCACGCTATCGGCGGGCGTCCGCTCCTGATTGTCTCCATGCTCCTCATCCTCGGCGGATTCCAGTTCATCACGATGGGCCTCCTGGGGGAGATGCTGACGCGGACGCACCATGAGATTGCAAAGAAGCCGGTGTACAAGATAAAGGAGATGGTGAACTGA
- a CDS encoding glycosyltransferase family 1 protein, whose product MKREAARMRVALDIQPVLSQRTGVGHYIFYLAKYLPSLGPSDEFVGLAFGRGSCDIDALRAPNFSVRRIGLIPRRAMGFLWKTLDWPPADAFTGPVDLFHFPSFVARPLRSARAVVTIHDLAFKRMPEFSEPKNVTFLERLISPTLDRARLVLVDSEFTARELVDLYGYPREKIRVTYLGVGENFRPCHSPETDRVRSRHALPERFILCVATFEPRKNLGTLLEAYAILRREVEDCPELVLVGGEGWGGEDGRIGRLIGKLKLDEAVIRRRYIGHEVLPALYSAACLFVFPALYEGFGLPPLEAMACGTPVVCSDAASLPEVVGDAALLVPPRDAGRMAGAMKKLIDDAVLRQELIRRGLDRAKRFTWTETARATLVAYREALR is encoded by the coding sequence GTGAAGAGAGAGGCCGCCAGGATGCGCGTGGCCTTGGATATCCAGCCGGTCCTCAGTCAGCGCACGGGGGTCGGCCATTACATATTCTATCTCGCAAAATATCTCCCGTCCCTGGGCCCTTCTGACGAGTTCGTCGGTCTCGCCTTCGGACGAGGCTCGTGTGACATTGACGCGCTCCGGGCCCCTAACTTCAGCGTGCGGCGCATCGGCCTCATCCCGCGGCGGGCGATGGGCTTTCTCTGGAAAACGCTTGACTGGCCCCCGGCGGATGCGTTCACGGGGCCGGTGGATCTCTTCCATTTTCCGAGCTTCGTCGCGCGACCTCTCCGCTCTGCCCGTGCGGTCGTCACGATTCACGATCTGGCGTTCAAGAGGATGCCGGAGTTTTCCGAGCCGAAAAACGTGACGTTCCTCGAGAGGCTCATATCCCCCACGCTCGACCGCGCCCGGCTCGTCCTGGTGGATTCGGAATTCACCGCACGGGAGCTTGTTGATCTCTACGGCTATCCCCGGGAAAAAATACGGGTAACCTACCTCGGGGTGGGGGAGAACTTCCGACCCTGCCATTCGCCTGAAACCGACCGGGTCCGCAGCCGCCATGCCCTCCCTGAGCGCTTCATCCTCTGTGTCGCCACGTTCGAGCCGCGGAAGAACCTGGGTACGCTGCTCGAGGCCTATGCCATTCTGCGCCGGGAGGTGGAAGATTGCCCAGAGCTGGTGCTCGTCGGCGGCGAGGGCTGGGGGGGGGAAGACGGGAGGATAGGGCGGCTGATCGGGAAACTGAAGCTCGATGAGGCGGTGATACGTCGCAGGTATATCGGGCATGAGGTGCTGCCGGCGCTCTATTCGGCTGCCTGCCTTTTTGTCTTCCCGGCCCTCTATGAGGGTTTTGGCCTTCCGCCCCTCGAGGCGATGGCGTGCGGGACACCCGTGGTCTGTTCCGATGCTGCATCACTGCCCGAGGTGGTGGGAGACGCCGCGCTCCTGGTGCCGCCTCGCGATGCAGGACGCATGGCAGGCGCGATGAAAAAACTGATTGACGATGCTGTGCTCAGGCAGGAGTTGATCAGGAGAGGGCTCGACAGGGCGAAGCGCTTCACATGGACTGAAACCGCCCGCGCCACGCTGGTGGCATACAGAGAAGCCCTGCGGTAG
- a CDS encoding SGNH/GDSL hydrolase family protein → MKLTTPAIAVIMCAPLALSAVGARGAAPEAWVAYPENDRVLARSFSAGSLSEPGVIAAGDGASFAPALAIGPRDLPFVTWLNNKGDILFSGSDGSRWSTPEIAALSRGRHRGIPALAVGDTAVIAWAETENGMFEDIFYAVRTGGRWSEPRRAHEQNNVPDILPSIVAGAGGAFSIRWKSFDGWRYVERYAGALIIPQDRGELPHGLLEKLVEAQLPMETAIVWRGADGFSRSVYLKQLMDEQENAAAGEATALTLDEPTPTPSASKAASLRGTQTETPASPTFTPTQTPVENTATPVGRRIDIIAFGDSITYGRGSSSNGPRTGYPVILQAILNYNFTPDKFHLINEGVPGEETWTGLGRIDSVLDSYDADGILIMEGTNDMFFQISFNTVQENLKQMAFRARSHGVFPVLATLIPTVPSLRPLQYQTTRSFYAGGYVQALSRLYGIPYADQWNAFCSIPSFAEVLMDWATGNHPNDNGYRYVMAPEWYGAIAPYLEPSFRPVGPKITLGESAENVTRGSLEDFSYALVPSNDLVKNAVDCYVALKRPDGKLLYFNSSWQLTSAETPAARGVLLDRLPRSGFLLDLPIAMDYPVGTHTLYVVTVRSLRDPWITSNWTGFASISFEVQ, encoded by the coding sequence ATGAAACTCACCACACCAGCAATCGCCGTCATCATGTGCGCCCCGCTCGCGCTCTCCGCCGTCGGTGCTCGCGGTGCTGCGCCGGAGGCATGGGTGGCGTATCCGGAGAATGACCGCGTTCTCGCGCGCTCATTCTCTGCGGGCAGTTTGAGCGAACCGGGTGTCATTGCCGCAGGCGATGGTGCGTCATTCGCGCCGGCCCTGGCGATTGGCCCTCGCGACCTGCCCTTCGTGACATGGCTCAATAATAAGGGTGACATTCTGTTCAGCGGGTCCGATGGATCGAGATGGTCAACTCCCGAGATAGCGGCTCTATCGCGAGGGAGGCACCGTGGGATCCCGGCGCTGGCCGTGGGTGACACCGCGGTGATCGCCTGGGCTGAGACGGAGAATGGGATGTTCGAAGATATATTTTACGCGGTCCGGACAGGGGGGCGATGGAGCGAGCCCCGCCGCGCCCATGAGCAGAATAATGTTCCGGATATCCTCCCCTCAATTGTTGCAGGAGCCGGCGGCGCATTCTCCATACGGTGGAAAAGTTTTGACGGGTGGAGGTATGTCGAGCGATACGCGGGTGCGCTAATCATTCCTCAGGATCGGGGCGAGCTGCCGCACGGCCTTCTGGAGAAGCTTGTTGAGGCACAACTGCCCATGGAGACTGCCATTGTGTGGAGAGGAGCCGATGGATTCTCCAGATCGGTCTATCTGAAACAGCTCATGGATGAGCAGGAGAATGCTGCAGCGGGGGAAGCGACGGCACTGACTCTTGATGAGCCCACGCCGACCCCTTCAGCGTCAAAGGCTGCATCGCTGCGCGGCACGCAGACTGAAACGCCCGCCTCCCCCACGTTCACCCCGACCCAGACACCGGTCGAGAACACGGCCACGCCGGTAGGCCGGCGGATTGATATCATCGCGTTCGGCGACAGCATCACCTACGGCCGCGGGAGCAGCTCAAACGGGCCCCGCACCGGCTATCCCGTGATCCTCCAGGCGATCCTCAACTATAATTTTACACCCGATAAATTCCACTTGATCAATGAAGGCGTTCCAGGTGAGGAGACCTGGACGGGACTGGGGCGTATTGACAGTGTGCTCGACAGCTATGACGCCGACGGCATCCTGATCATGGAGGGCACCAACGACATGTTTTTTCAGATATCATTCAACACCGTCCAGGAAAATTTGAAACAGATGGCCTTTCGTGCGAGGAGCCACGGCGTTTTTCCGGTGCTCGCGACGCTCATTCCGACGGTCCCCTCCCTCCGCCCCCTCCAGTATCAGACGACCCGTAGTTTTTACGCCGGCGGGTACGTGCAGGCGCTCTCACGGTTGTACGGCATACCGTATGCTGACCAGTGGAACGCCTTTTGCAGCATCCCCTCTTTCGCCGAAGTGCTGATGGACTGGGCCACGGGGAACCACCCGAATGATAACGGGTACCGGTACGTCATGGCGCCTGAGTGGTACGGGGCCATTGCTCCCTATCTCGAGCCCTCCTTTCGGCCTGTGGGGCCGAAGATCACCCTCGGCGAAAGCGCGGAGAACGTGACCCGCGGGTCGCTGGAGGATTTCAGTTATGCGCTCGTGCCCAGTAACGATCTCGTGAAGAACGCCGTTGACTGCTATGTGGCCCTGAAACGGCCTGACGGGAAGTTGCTGTATTTCAACTCCTCCTGGCAGTTGACCAGCGCGGAAACACCCGCGGCGCGCGGCGTACTGCTCGATAGGCTTCCTCGATCCGGCTTCCTCCTCGATCTCCCAATCGCGATGGACTACCCCGTAGGCACCCACACGCTCTACGTGGTGACCGTGCGGAGTCTCCGTGACCCATGGATCACCAGCAACTGGACAGGCTTTGCGAGCATCAGCTTCGAGGTGCAGTAG
- a CDS encoding radical SAM protein, whose translation MIDRSITLVELPATAFGLLNGEPVEDVYCRFELPARAIPLLHGILLREGFTDVVSINPAFNTPAGRLNPRDMERIAASDYLLVSAITRTISQSKELGILYKSLNPRGIIIIGGVHATYCPEECLEWADYVVRKEGDKTLPRLLRALAHHGTPDGVDGISYKQGARIVHAKPAVPLSQDELSDLPLPHYDDYFMRHVRVWPVTTSRGCPMQCDFCSVSSLYGSSYRRRSNESIIKDLEYIRSQPPKYIFFTDDNFAGKPEETKQLLRLMIERGLHGEVSVCQLCVSAAFDEELLCLLREAGVTIACVGIESLSDETLQFLNKKGDAQKNKTAARLFRKAGIWVHGMMMIGGDGDTEKSLMETARWARGNLDSVQYCTTVPVAGTKFGEDMKRAGRVLTDEPYLYDGHHVVLQPRHFTSYRLQKIIFDMYRQFYSFGESVRAAARAACSLRMLNALRQLLMYFHVNKILKTAFKNPQVCAHLRWLLSIESSGAHNKQL comes from the coding sequence GTGATCGATAGATCAATTACACTTGTTGAATTGCCGGCAACAGCATTTGGATTATTGAACGGCGAACCGGTGGAAGATGTGTATTGCCGCTTCGAGCTGCCCGCGCGAGCCATTCCTTTGCTCCACGGGATACTGCTGAGGGAGGGGTTCACTGATGTCGTAAGTATCAATCCCGCCTTCAACACACCTGCCGGACGCTTGAATCCCCGCGATATGGAGCGGATTGCCGCGTCTGATTATCTGCTCGTCTCTGCGATCACCCGGACCATTTCGCAGTCGAAGGAACTGGGGATTCTCTATAAGAGTCTCAATCCCAGGGGAATAATCATCATCGGGGGAGTGCACGCGACATACTGTCCCGAGGAATGCCTGGAGTGGGCCGATTATGTAGTGAGAAAAGAGGGAGACAAAACGCTCCCGAGGTTACTGAGGGCGCTGGCGCATCATGGCACGCCCGATGGCGTGGACGGCATCAGTTACAAACAAGGCGCGCGCATCGTGCATGCGAAGCCTGCAGTGCCCCTGAGCCAGGATGAGCTGTCAGATCTGCCGCTGCCGCATTATGACGACTATTTTATGAGACATGTGCGGGTGTGGCCTGTAACCACCTCGCGTGGCTGCCCCATGCAATGTGACTTCTGCTCGGTCTCATCCCTGTATGGAAGCTCGTACCGGAGGAGGTCTAACGAATCCATCATCAAAGATCTGGAATACATCAGGTCGCAACCGCCGAAATATATCTTCTTTACCGACGACAACTTTGCCGGAAAACCGGAGGAAACAAAACAACTCCTGCGCCTCATGATCGAGAGAGGCCTTCACGGGGAAGTATCCGTGTGCCAGCTGTGCGTTTCTGCCGCCTTTGACGAAGAATTGCTATGCCTGCTGCGGGAGGCAGGGGTAACCATCGCGTGCGTAGGTATCGAGTCCCTGAGTGATGAAACGCTGCAATTCTTGAACAAAAAGGGCGACGCGCAAAAGAATAAGACAGCGGCACGGCTGTTCCGGAAAGCCGGGATATGGGTCCACGGCATGATGATGATCGGCGGAGACGGTGATACGGAGAAAAGCCTTATGGAAACCGCGCGATGGGCTCGGGGCAACCTCGATAGCGTTCAATACTGCACGACTGTTCCTGTGGCGGGCACAAAGTTTGGGGAAGATATGAAAAGGGCGGGACGTGTCCTGACGGATGAGCCTTACTTGTACGATGGGCACCATGTGGTATTGCAGCCCAGGCATTTTACCTCCTACCGATTACAGAAGATCATATTCGATATGTACCGGCAATTCTATTCTTTTGGAGAATCTGTTCGGGCAGCGGCACGAGCAGCCTGTTCCCTGAGGATGCTCAATGCCCTGAGGCAACTGCTTATGTACTTCCACGTGAACAAAATATTAAAGACGGCGTTTAAGAACCCCCAGGTATGTGCCCATCTGAGATGGTTGCTCAGCATTGAATCATCCGGGGCACACAATAAACAATTGTAA
- a CDS encoding MlaD family protein — protein sequence MADTTFKFRFVNEITGAFVILAIAALLAGIFLAGRAQGLFEPKFRLHTVFQPGEGTYGLKKGSEVRIRDTAVGSVIRIHPTAEGTIEATFELKESFHGFVRANSVAVVKKTLIVVGDSFVDISIGNRHDPLMPGGSQISCTADKGITEQASLFLEEFRTRGLPTLEKLNIVLDEMPAFMAQTGNAMHEHEVLLQLLLSEDIHGQLAQFRDTMRAAQMLFEGLQRHWMLRGYIESPKRNPSNSPSGPTLPAAGAVPPGPGN from the coding sequence ATGGCGGACACGACATTCAAGTTTCGATTTGTCAATGAAATCACCGGTGCCTTCGTGATTCTTGCGATCGCAGCCCTGCTCGCGGGTATCTTCCTGGCGGGCCGCGCCCAGGGCCTGTTTGAGCCAAAATTCCGGCTCCACACCGTGTTCCAGCCCGGGGAAGGGACCTACGGGCTGAAAAAGGGCTCAGAGGTGAGAATCCGCGATACTGCCGTTGGCAGCGTCATCCGCATTCACCCCACCGCGGAAGGCACGATCGAGGCCACCTTCGAGCTGAAGGAGAGTTTCCACGGCTTTGTGCGCGCGAACTCGGTGGCCGTGGTGAAAAAGACGCTGATCGTGGTCGGCGATTCATTTGTGGACATATCCATCGGCAACCGCCATGACCCGCTGATGCCCGGCGGCAGTCAGATCTCCTGCACGGCGGACAAAGGCATCACGGAGCAAGCCTCGCTGTTCCTGGAGGAATTCCGCACGAGGGGCCTGCCGACACTGGAGAAACTGAACATCGTTCTCGATGAAATGCCGGCATTCATGGCGCAGACCGGCAATGCCATGCACGAGCACGAGGTCCTGCTGCAACTCCTGTTGAGCGAGGATATCCACGGCCAGTTGGCCCAGTTCCGGGATACCATGCGGGCGGCGCAGATGCTGTTCGAGGGGCTCCAGCGGCACTGGATGTTGCGGGGATACATCGAAAGCCCGAAACGCAACCCCTCGAATTCACCCTCGGGCCCGACCCTGCCGGCCGCCGGCGCGGTGCCGCCCGGTCCCGGGAATTAA
- a CDS encoding PilZ domain-containing protein, whose amino-acid sequence MRKDIICLGDLEMDMNMELEDSSQVEKRGTQRHNIYIPIRFEGEDINNNKVSEDTVIINTSPGGAFFLSRNEFQPGTELNIHVKPVAKGSGGRELVARVVRVDSDVKGFSERSKFGIAIALLEMVDLYKGYKKL is encoded by the coding sequence ATGAGGAAGGACATAATCTGTCTTGGAGATCTGGAAATGGATATGAATATGGAGCTGGAAGATTCTTCGCAAGTCGAAAAGAGGGGAACTCAACGGCATAACATCTATATCCCCATCAGGTTTGAGGGGGAGGATATAAATAATAATAAAGTTTCAGAAGATACGGTGATTATCAATACTTCTCCCGGGGGCGCGTTTTTCCTTAGCCGAAACGAATTCCAGCCTGGGACGGAGCTGAATATTCATGTCAAGCCTGTGGCCAAAGGTTCTGGAGGCCGCGAGCTCGTCGCAAGGGTTGTTCGAGTTGACAGTGATGTTAAGGGATTCAGCGAGAGATCGAAGTTCGGGATCGCGATAGCGTTGCTTGAAATGGTTGATCTCTACAAGGGATATAAAAAACTGTAG
- a CDS encoding sigma 54-interacting transcriptional regulator encodes MDRGRDILLEALLDNLPVAIALKAARDGTYIVWNRSHVSLSGFKKEEVLGKTDYDILPRQQADLIREKDRESLQQRKTVVTPEEFYPSPILGARMLYTQRTPIFDERGEPMYILVISEDITRSSGAVKELEVLREEIEFILGATGTGFDIIDSSYNIRYIDPEWMKVYGDPGGKKCYEYFMGRKEICPGCGVATALKTKGRVVSEETLPREGNRPIQVITIPFKNKAGEWLCAEVNMDITERKRAEAALCESELRYRTIVENINDVLYVHNFKEIILDVNEAVGRMLGYTRGELIGAHLSKITTPQSARIVSEKMALLIKNGSMVFDSEEVRKDGRIIPVSISSKIVSPEGDGLVQSVVRDISERREAEERVRNQFKFQQALIDSIPIPVFYKSVDGRYLGCNVAFSNLTGQKKDSIVGKHAYDIALKDLADKHTRMDRAFFERPGSQEYESRLMDAEGVDRDVVFHKATFNNPDGSIGGLVGTVLDITERKAAAMKIQSVIEQQLKSLNDMLAILNQLRIGTAMTDEKGMITFLSDSGQFLTGKSSEEAQGKSWLEFFPFQEQEKSELEEMIKKPEHLRARLSVCMESEGKSKRWIEVEIHDDPRDPRRKIFHFYDVSDVYNLRRELGKKAKFHELVGKSKAMQRVYQQIHEIAQVDWTVLIEGETGSGKELAARAIHFTSRRRGKPFLAVNCAVFTDSLLASQLFGHKRGAFTGAVEDYKGLFEAASGGTLFLDEIGNVPLNIQTSLLRVVEQKEITPLGESVPRKVDVRVIAATNRSLDQAVEKGEFRADLLYRIRVARILLPPLRERRDDIPILVDTFLDRCRATSGKPVRRVSDKAMRMLISYHWPGNVRELKSAIEFAVMRCLGSEIEPEDLPPELQGPITKQAMAGMEYKDERERILDALKKANGKRVLAARLLDMSRATLYRRLQKLKIKSKR; translated from the coding sequence GTGGATAGAGGTCGTGATATCCTGCTCGAAGCGCTCCTGGACAACCTTCCCGTCGCCATTGCATTAAAGGCGGCGAGGGACGGGACCTATATCGTATGGAACAGGTCCCATGTAAGTCTCTCGGGGTTTAAAAAGGAAGAGGTTCTCGGGAAAACCGACTATGATATTCTTCCGAGGCAACAGGCCGATCTGATCCGTGAAAAGGACCGCGAATCCCTGCAACAGCGCAAAACGGTAGTCACTCCTGAAGAATTTTACCCCAGCCCCATACTGGGGGCCCGCATGCTATACACGCAGAGAACGCCAATTTTCGACGAGCGCGGCGAGCCGATGTATATATTGGTTATTTCAGAGGATATCACGCGATCCAGCGGGGCTGTGAAAGAACTGGAGGTCCTCCGGGAGGAAATAGAATTTATACTCGGCGCCACCGGGACCGGCTTCGATATCATAGATTCCTCCTACAACATACGCTACATCGATCCCGAGTGGATGAAGGTCTACGGAGATCCGGGCGGGAAAAAATGTTATGAATATTTTATGGGGAGAAAGGAGATCTGCCCCGGATGCGGTGTCGCCACGGCATTGAAAACGAAAGGACGCGTGGTTAGCGAAGAGACGCTGCCCAGGGAGGGAAACAGGCCTATCCAGGTAATCACGATCCCGTTCAAGAACAAGGCGGGCGAATGGTTGTGCGCCGAGGTCAATATGGATATCACCGAGCGCAAAAGGGCGGAAGCGGCGTTATGTGAGAGTGAGCTGCGTTACAGGACCATAGTCGAGAACATCAATGATGTTCTTTATGTGCACAATTTTAAAGAAATTATCCTGGATGTGAACGAGGCCGTCGGCAGGATGCTGGGTTATACCAGGGGCGAGCTCATCGGGGCGCACCTCTCAAAGATAACGACCCCGCAAAGCGCGCGTATCGTAAGCGAGAAGATGGCGCTACTGATTAAAAACGGCTCCATGGTATTCGACAGCGAGGAGGTGAGAAAGGACGGGAGGATCATCCCTGTAAGCATCAGCTCCAAGATCGTGTCGCCAGAGGGGGATGGCCTTGTCCAGTCTGTGGTAAGGGATATAAGCGAACGCAGGGAGGCGGAAGAAAGGGTAAGAAACCAATTCAAATTCCAGCAGGCATTGATCGATTCAATTCCGATTCCGGTTTTTTATAAAAGTGTTGACGGGCGCTACCTGGGCTGTAACGTGGCGTTCAGTAACCTCACCGGACAGAAGAAAGACTCGATAGTAGGCAAGCATGCGTACGATATAGCCCTCAAGGATCTCGCCGACAAACATACCCGGATGGATAGAGCTTTTTTTGAAAGGCCGGGTTCTCAGGAGTATGAGTCGAGGCTAATGGACGCGGAGGGCGTCGATCGGGATGTCGTGTTCCATAAGGCGACTTTCAATAATCCCGACGGCTCTATAGGCGGATTGGTTGGCACCGTCCTTGATATTACGGAGCGCAAGGCGGCCGCGATGAAGATTCAGAGCGTCATCGAACAACAGTTGAAAAGTCTCAACGATATGCTCGCTATTCTTAATCAGTTGCGGATTGGAACTGCTATGACCGATGAGAAGGGCATGATAACTTTTCTCAGCGATTCGGGCCAGTTCCTCACCGGCAAGAGCAGTGAAGAGGCGCAGGGGAAAAGCTGGCTCGAGTTCTTCCCATTCCAAGAACAGGAGAAGAGTGAACTGGAGGAGATGATCAAAAAGCCGGAACATCTTCGGGCCCGGCTTTCGGTGTGCATGGAGAGTGAGGGAAAATCTAAGCGCTGGATCGAGGTCGAGATTCACGATGACCCGCGAGATCCAAGGAGGAAGATATTTCATTTCTATGATGTGTCCGATGTTTACAACCTCCGCCGCGAATTGGGGAAGAAAGCCAAATTCCATGAGCTGGTGGGCAAAAGCAAAGCGATGCAGCGGGTGTACCAGCAGATTCATGAAATTGCACAGGTTGACTGGACGGTGCTCATCGAGGGCGAAACCGGCAGCGGCAAAGAGCTCGCAGCCCGCGCGATACATTTTACCAGCCGACGCAGGGGAAAGCCTTTCCTGGCGGTAAACTGCGCCGTGTTCACAGATTCATTGCTCGCAAGCCAGCTCTTCGGCCACAAGCGCGGCGCCTTCACGGGGGCCGTCGAGGACTACAAGGGTCTGTTCGAGGCCGCCAGCGGCGGGACGCTCTTTCTTGACGAGATCGGCAATGTCCCACTGAATATACAGACAAGTCTCCTGCGGGTTGTCGAGCAAAAGGAGATCACCCCCCTTGGCGAGTCCGTTCCCCGTAAAGTGGACGTAAGAGTCATCGCTGCGACGAACAGGAGTCTAGACCAGGCGGTTGAGAAGGGGGAGTTCCGGGCGGACCTGCTGTACAGGATCAGGGTGGCGAGAATCCTGCTCCCTCCCCTCAGGGAACGCCGCGACGATATCCCGATACTTGTCGATACCTTTCTTGACAGGTGCCGCGCGACAAGCGGCAAACCTGTTCGAAGGGTTAGCGATAAAGCGATGCGCATGCTCATTAGCTACCATTGGCCGGGGAATGTGCGCGAATTGAAAAGCGCGATAGAATTTGCGGTCATGCGCTGCCTCGGGTCGGAGATAGAGCCCGAAGACCTTCCTCCGGAATTGCAGGGTCCGATCACAAAGCAGGCAATGGCCGGGATGGAATATAAGGATGAGCGGGAGCGCATCCTGGACGCATTGAAAAAAGCAAATGGGAAACGCGTGCTTGCAGCCAGGCTGCTTGACATGAGCAGGGCTACGCTCTATCGCCGGCTCCAAAAGCTGAAGATAAAATCCAAGAGATAG
- a CDS encoding ABC transporter permease, with protein sequence MTFIGTIGQHTINRMRAVTHLFAVLSSILGQATRPRHWPRTTRAVFARQILFTGIEALPFVSMVAFLTGISVVVQAQVWLSKAGQSEFLGTILVAVIIREVAPLLVNFIVIGRSGAAMTVELGNMKVLGETRVLEAQGMDALLYLAIPRSLAMAVSVFCLTIWCIVVSFVSGYAFGILFGAGGTDPVIFLKIVLHALRPADVYNLLAKTLVPGMFTAGICIIEGLSVRYSITEVPQAATRAVVRSIAALFIISAIVSVLTYI encoded by the coding sequence ATGACATTCATCGGGACGATTGGCCAACATACCATTAACCGGATGCGGGCGGTCACGCATCTCTTTGCCGTCCTGAGCAGCATCCTCGGGCAGGCGACCCGGCCGAGGCACTGGCCGCGCACCACCCGCGCGGTGTTCGCGCGCCAGATTCTGTTCACGGGCATCGAGGCCCTGCCCTTCGTGTCAATGGTGGCGTTTCTGACCGGCATCTCTGTCGTCGTGCAGGCCCAGGTCTGGCTGAGCAAGGCCGGCCAGTCTGAATTCCTGGGAACTATTCTGGTCGCGGTGATTATCCGCGAGGTGGCGCCGCTCCTGGTCAATTTCATCGTCATCGGGCGCAGCGGCGCGGCTATGACGGTCGAGCTGGGAAATATGAAGGTACTCGGTGAGACCAGGGTCCTGGAGGCCCAGGGCATGGATGCGCTGCTGTATCTTGCCATCCCGCGGTCCCTGGCCATGGCCGTTTCGGTTTTTTGCCTGACCATTTGGTGTATCGTCGTTTCGTTTGTCAGCGGTTATGCATTCGGCATTCTCTTCGGTGCAGGCGGCACGGATCCGGTGATTTTTCTGAAAATCGTCCTGCATGCCCTTCGTCCGGCGGATGTGTACAACCTGCTGGCAAAGACGCTGGTTCCCGGCATGTTCACGGCGGGTATTTGCATCATTGAGGGCCTCAGTGTGCGCTATTCCATCACGGAGGTGCCGCAGGCCGCCACGCGGGCGGTTGTGCGCTCCATTGCGGCGCTCTTCATTATTTCCGCTATTGTATCCGTGCTGACGTACATCTGA